The following are from one region of the Silene latifolia isolate original U9 population chromosome 9, ASM4854445v1, whole genome shotgun sequence genome:
- the LOC141601224 gene encoding uncharacterized protein LOC141601224, which produces MSHISPMGVLEDMPVRVGKFFIPVDIVVIDMAGNSRVPIILGRPFLHTAGAVIDVRHESHTFNVGDDTITFSLDKASRPSDLESSCNMINVIDPTFDECLALCLKKDPLETDLVSGTA; this is translated from the coding sequence atgagtcacatcagcccTATGGGTGTCTTAGAAGATATGCCAGTTAGagtcgggaaattctttattccagTTGACATTGTAGTGATAGATATGGCTGGAAATTCTCGAGTTCCTATTATTCTAGGGCGACCATTCTTGCACACAGCTGGGGCGGTCATAGATGTTAGGCATGAGAGTCATACATTCAATGTTGGGGACGACACTATCACATTTAGTCTTGATAAAGCATCACGCCCTTCTGACTTAGAATCTTCTTGTAACATGATTAATGTTAttgatcctacttttgatgaATGTCTTGCTTTATGTTTAAAAAAGGATCCTTTGGAGACTGATTTGGTGTCAGGCACGGCTTAA